A region of Thiofilum sp. DNA encodes the following proteins:
- a CDS encoding COR domain-containing protein encodes MSEDLQLPTVEELEQLYREKGKDALVWFAWRCALRASLVLGAKPLETIWEKNTIGHAYSIIRISFILSDFVKTYFIFAEAADVAADAATDTAARAAAAAARAAIDATDYANYAIKAVAAATRAAAEAALVVNYTVYATRATKVTIDPTKLSIINDYQWALKQDDFKWQLIPFWDNKPTIVGKWESNLLDNLKVLKLDFLADDLKKVWEGEPIGKHGKNYLKKLSDTITNDPIALRRAILGEETEQIQAVRVLLLGSGGAGKSSLVDRLQANPIEHVKPSTKGVDYLNHQSLKLEQKHPDFKLETNDLDLYLWDFGGQTIFHGLHSAFLHENCVYVLVVDSRHEQAPDEWLHQIRHLAGNQANVLLITNEYENCKTQQNQKRLLREFPDLLNEQSFFYFSCLTPDLATFKSFLKKLIQVSSESRRAIFKSTLDIRDELSTRYQSEVFLNLDEVEEIIADKVEIEDYRPSTLTQLEQLGFIIPAKGEKYCLNPVWVVDNAYKLLYSDEVRNNHGIISLNAIRKTLNCSDKYQAEILVRDLLQERALCCAISKNEYFFPDAASTDEPDQATEIIKNPILTLRFDVPYLPLGFHARLVHKLYNPTKSVTIQNTEDIWRQGFILKVIEQKQTKSQAVIHYLLRKSAIEMIFNGEVAYFATLLDEFYPQLEAALDTSAAQQKIKIQTLVSDDAQNLLAIPSGYKLIDALKKASTPNEIAEQVNKMTKENAINITAGAGSQIIIGDGNKQKANSNNTQQPASVAGSSSNTATVTPDTIKAERRQRLLTKLSDLYKQYDYETRAEEKMRIKVLLDDTQQELNSL; translated from the coding sequence ATGAGTGAGGATTTACAGCTTCCTACAGTTGAGGAGTTAGAGCAGCTTTATCGTGAGAAAGGAAAAGATGCTTTAGTTTGGTTTGCATGGCGCTGTGCATTGAGAGCATCTTTGGTGTTGGGAGCTAAACCACTAGAAACTATTTGGGAAAAAAACACTATAGGACATGCTTACTCAATAATAAGAATATCTTTTATTTTATCAGATTTTGTTAAAACTTATTTTATCTTTGCCGAAGCTGCCGATGTCGCCGCTGATGCTGCTACTGACACCGCCGCCAGAGCCGCAGCCGCTGCTGCCAGAGCTGCGATTGATGCTACTGACTATGCCAATTATGCTATCAAAGCAGTTGCTGCTGCTACCAGAGCTGCTGCTGAAGCCGCCTTAGTGGTCAATTATACTGTCTACGCCACTAGAGCCACCAAAGTCACCATTGATCCCACCAAATTATCTATAATAAATGATTATCAATGGGCATTAAAACAAGATGACTTTAAGTGGCAACTAATACCTTTTTGGGATAATAAGCCTACTATCGTAGGTAAGTGGGAATCCAACCTTTTAGACAATTTAAAAGTATTAAAGCTTGATTTTCTTGCTGATGATTTAAAGAAAGTGTGGGAAGGTGAGCCGATTGGAAAACATGGCAAAAATTATTTAAAAAAATTATCAGATACTATTACTAATGACCCCATTGCTCTACGTCGTGCTATTCTCGGTGAAGAAACCGAACAAATCCAAGCAGTACGAGTACTTTTACTAGGCTCAGGCGGCGCAGGAAAAAGCTCATTAGTAGATCGCTTGCAAGCTAATCCTATAGAACATGTGAAGCCTAGTACCAAAGGAGTTGATTACCTAAATCACCAGTCTCTAAAGTTAGAGCAAAAGCATCCTGATTTTAAATTAGAAACTAATGATCTAGACTTATACCTTTGGGATTTTGGCGGTCAAACCATTTTTCACGGTTTACACAGTGCCTTCCTCCACGAAAACTGTGTTTATGTCCTAGTAGTTGATAGCCGCCATGAGCAAGCCCCTGATGAATGGTTGCATCAAATCCGCCACTTAGCAGGCAATCAAGCCAATGTCCTGCTAATCACCAACGAATACGAAAACTGCAAAACCCAGCAAAACCAAAAACGTCTACTGCGTGAATTTCCTGATTTATTAAATGAGCAAAGCTTTTTTTATTTTTCCTGTCTTACACCAGACCTAGCTACTTTTAAAAGCTTCCTCAAAAAATTAATTCAAGTAAGCTCAGAAAGTAGGCGAGCTATATTTAAAAGTACGCTAGACATACGTGATGAGCTAAGCACTCGTTATCAATCCGAAGTGTTTTTAAATCTAGATGAAGTTGAAGAGATTATTGCTGATAAGGTAGAAATTGAGGATTATAGACCTAGCACTTTAACGCAATTAGAACAGCTAGGTTTTATTATTCCAGCTAAAGGTGAAAAATATTGCCTTAATCCAGTATGGGTAGTCGATAATGCCTACAAATTACTGTATTCCGATGAAGTGAGAAATAATCATGGCATTATTAGCCTCAACGCTATTCGTAAAACTCTCAATTGCTCAGATAAATATCAAGCTGAAATATTAGTCCGTGATTTATTACAAGAGCGTGCGCTATGCTGTGCTATTTCTAAGAATGAATACTTCTTCCCCGACGCAGCGAGTACTGATGAGCCAGATCAAGCCACCGAAATAATTAAAAATCCTATTTTAACCCTACGCTTTGACGTGCCCTATTTACCGCTAGGCTTCCACGCCCGCCTAGTCCATAAGCTCTACAATCCCACTAAAAGCGTCACGATTCAAAACACCGAGGATATTTGGCGACAAGGCTTTATTCTCAAAGTCATCGAGCAAAAGCAAACCAAATCCCAAGCGGTCATTCATTATCTACTGCGTAAAAGTGCGATTGAAATGATATTTAATGGCGAGGTCGCGTATTTTGCTACCCTACTAGATGAATTTTATCCTCAACTAGAAGCAGCACTAGATACCAGTGCCGCCCAGCAAAAAATAAAGATTCAAACTCTAGTCAGTGACGATGCACAAAATCTACTAGCTATTCCCTCAGGCTATAAATTGATTGATGCTCTGAAAAAAGCTAGTACTCCTAACGAAATTGCCGAACAGGTAAATAAAATGACTAAAGAAAACGCTATTAATATAACAGCAGGTGCAGGCAGCCAGATTATTATCGGTGATGGCAATAAACAAAAAGCCAACTCTAATAATACTCAGCAGCCTGCTAGTGTCGCTGGTAGTAGTTCTAATACCGCAACCGTTACGCCTGAT
- a CDS encoding transposase codes for MDARLSLRYERMVQSYMKVSEPLSAGMKALNDGVSSFAHTQAAWRFYANPVVSLSVLQAPLTAAAHEGITERCGSYALCIHDWSRLAYRHANKADRYAITHASDQGYDLQSSLVISDQTGEPIAPVAQCLVSGVGRQATYEEEVLTPRTHLDEVSRAMEHLEGLGFSRPLVHLMDREGDSVGHYRRWQSSGIQWLVRIRDNPQLTYQGSALASKTLAEQLTYHRARTVQVQGKPHEQYVGEIPVSVTRRSKPSCKKQVQPSVAGEPVMARLVVSRLFNEQGDMIAQWLLLTTLTAPTADTLVLWYYWRWQIESFFKLLKSAGHQLEAWQQESALAVAKRLLVTSMACVTVWAIAVSPQPEVQQLRQLLIRLSGRQMRSKVTFTYPALLAGLETFLALVQLLDSYSPAEIQTLSQTLRSVMHKNV; via the coding sequence GTGGATGCCCGCCTGAGTTTGCGTTATGAACGCATGGTTCAGAGTTACATGAAGGTCAGTGAGCCGCTGAGTGCAGGTATGAAAGCCTTGAACGATGGGGTGAGCAGTTTTGCCCACACACAAGCGGCGTGGCGTTTTTATGCGAATCCGGTGGTGAGTTTGTCAGTGCTGCAAGCGCCGTTAACGGCAGCGGCTCATGAGGGCATTACGGAGCGCTGTGGTTCGTATGCGTTGTGTATCCACGATTGGTCGCGGTTAGCGTATCGTCATGCGAATAAGGCAGATCGTTATGCGATTACGCATGCCAGCGATCAAGGCTATGATTTACAAAGTAGTTTAGTCATCAGTGATCAAACCGGTGAACCGATTGCCCCGGTAGCGCAATGCCTAGTGAGTGGAGTGGGTCGTCAGGCCACGTATGAGGAGGAGGTGTTAACGCCTCGTACGCATTTGGATGAGGTGAGCCGTGCGATGGAGCATCTGGAGGGCTTAGGGTTTTCCCGTCCCTTGGTTCATCTGATGGATCGCGAAGGGGATTCGGTGGGTCATTACCGTCGTTGGCAGTCATCCGGGATTCAGTGGTTGGTTCGTATTCGGGACAACCCGCAGTTGACCTATCAAGGGTCGGCTCTAGCCAGTAAAACCCTAGCAGAGCAGCTCACCTACCATCGAGCCAGAACCGTACAGGTTCAGGGTAAACCCCATGAACAATACGTGGGCGAAATACCGGTGAGTGTAACCCGTCGGTCTAAACCGAGCTGTAAAAAGCAGGTCCAACCCTCGGTCGCGGGGGAGCCGGTGATGGCACGCTTGGTGGTCAGTCGCCTCTTCAATGAACAAGGGGACATGATCGCTCAGTGGTTATTGCTCACTACCCTCACAGCCCCCACCGCCGACACACTGGTCTTGTGGTACTACTGGCGTTGGCAGATTGAGAGTTTCTTTAAACTACTCAAATCCGCCGGACATCAACTCGAAGCGTGGCAACAGGAGTCTGCACTAGCCGTCGCGAAACGGCTTTTGGTCACGAGTATGGCCTGTGTCACCGTCTGGGCGATTGCCGTGAGTCCTCAACCGGAAGTACAGCAACTTCGGCAGTTGTTGATTCGCTTGAGTGGTCGACAGATGCGTTCTAAGGTCACCTTTACTTACCCAGCCTTATTAGCTGGGTTAGAAACTTTTCTGGCGTTAGTCCAGCTACTGGACTCGTATTCACCCGCAGAGATTCAAACCCTCTCCCAGACCCTCCGTTCGGTAATGCATAAAAATGTGTAG